tggtgagaaaaagtGGTCCAATCTTTCCAATGGTTCCATTAAGGGAATACACTCCGATGAGGGGGCGGGGAGAAAAGTAAGTATATCCGGTTGCTGGAGAAAATACAAGCAAGATCCTTAAACGGTTCGCTATATATATCGATCGGAGCATCTTGTTATACAATGTGCAATTGTGTATATCGCCCGAACAGGAAACGAGACGATCGATAGAGAACGAATCGCGATCTCGCGAGCGCAAAGAAAAGAACAGCACGTGTCGTCGAATCTCGTTTAACAACGCTCTCCTGCTCGTCCTTTCAAGTCTCAACTcaacctctctctctctctctctctctctctctctctctctctctctctctctctctctctctttctttcgctcGCTTATCACTTCTTTTtacttatatatttatagacCGCACTGATCCCTGCTTCTAACGACCTCGTTTCCCTCTAACGCGTGTATATAGCTTCTGcatcgcgcgatgttttcgctcATACTTATTTTCTATATCCTGTCTTGATTATTGTCGAGTATTACGTTGGAACCGCGCAAGTTGTGGAACAAAGatctaataaaataaaactttcaAGTTTGGAGCGTCGAAAAAATGGGAGTCACCGCGAAATCTTTCACTTCTAGCTGCAAAGGAAGCCCGGCCGCGAAAATTCGTCACACAGCGGCGGCGaagcgttgaatttttttcattatgagAATCCATGTACCATACACcgtattatatattaattaaataataacagatgaaaatttttatatctcaaaaaaaatattgaagagcACGAAATAATATTGCGaggatataaatgataaaagtaCTTTTTCAGCAGCAGTGCGCATTATGGGCGCATTATACAATTGCGTTTAGCGTAAATACAAATTCCGCATGAGTATCTCGTTTGTTTAACGAAATAGAGTGCGCTGCTCCGCGGCAACAATATGGTGTAAAACGAAAAACGCGGCGGGAAAGAGGCAGAGAGCGAATGGACGAGAAATAGtacgagaaaggaaaaaaaaataagaaacggCGATTGGGGAAGCAGGGGGAGAATGCATGGAAGGGCTACAAGAAACGTATCTTCGTATATTGCAACGtgacaaacatttttctctttccctctcatcGAGTAGACGAAACTCTCGCGCTCCCTTCATCTCGTACTAGGGACTTTTACACTGGTCAATGAACCGTCGCGCACATCCTACTCGCTTACCTCACGCGACAAGCGTCTCGTTCCTTATacttttcattcgttcgttcgttcgttcgttcgttcgttcgttcgttcgttcgttcgttcttcGAATCAGTCGTGATTCTCGTGTCTCCAGGCTCATATACATTCATATCTATATGGAGATTTCGTTACGAATATAAATGCGCGAGGGGAGGATcaactcgatttttttaaattcattttagAGCCGCGTCGCGACCACACGAAATCATGAATCACTCGAAAAGGCTAATCACCGCTATCGGCATTTTTGCGGATTATAACTTCGCAAAAATAAGGAATTAAATAATgtatcaaataaaataatggcaATAATGAGattcattttaaaagtatAAGAATTCAAACTACATCCATTATCATATACCTATAACTATAAATTTAATGTAGTATAGGCAATTTACGCAATTATTGAAAGAAGCGTTATGAGTAAAAAAGATATGCTCTATATTccttaaataataaaaactcagCGGCGGAGTTTGTCTCCTCGtccttatttttcctttttttttcttatccctCCGGCTTTCGATGCAGGAGCAACGTGTTTGATAAACATTCACTTGCGTATATGTATATTGACAGTCACGATCAAGTAGGTACAGCCGCTTGGTTCGGGAGCGTTGTTGATTGTATCTGAAGGTTCATGGCTCCGACGACCTGATCTCGATTCGCGGCCTCTCTCCAGTTTCTCTACCAATAAGACTTATCCTTCTCCCACGTATACTATACTCTCCCTCTCCCCATCCTATTCACAATAATAATACTTTCGAGAGACTTTTCAACGATCGGGAACAACGTTTCAACcgtaatatttataattcgatacaaacaaaaaacatgcATATAAAAGTTCGCTGCGGATAAACGCTTCGAAAAAAGAGCGATTCTATTCAATTAGCGTTGCATGGTATATATAAGACCGGCCATCATGAGATGCATCATCATGGTCTTATCAGAAGCAATAatataagagagagagagaggattttGGGGATCTCACGGGCGATCGAACTTTATTTGTTATTACATGTAGTACATATAATAAAATGTACAAGGAGAAGAGAAGAATAGGGAAAAGCAGGAAGCGATGATATTCGTGTGGGCGATGAGgagagaagagaagaaagCCGTGGGAACGACGCGAATACCGCTTTACCGTCTATAGTTAGTATACTATGCATGTAATAATCTTTGGAGCTCACCGCCTGCGTGTGTGTGCACATGCAGATGCAGTACTTAtccgcgttcattcgttagatGCGATCAagtgataaaaatgataaaaagaatTTATAGTTATGGGATGAAAAGAATAACTTGACAGTTGAACTTTTTTCATGGTCGAGCGCTAATTGTGCCGAAAAAATGGTTCTATTTTCAGCATGGGAATTCCGCCCTTCACGAGTCTTCTTGGCGAGGATACAGTCGAACCGTTGCTGCACTTGCCAAAGCTCTTGGAACTCAGAGAGCTCCTCTTCACGCAAGAAATTTGGCTGGATTCGCGCCTCTTCATCTCGCATGTCAGAATGGCCATAATCAAAGCTGTCGCGAACTTTTACTCGCCGGATGTAATCCTGACCTTCAAAACAATGTTGGTATAATATGCGTATACAACATTATATTATCTGGAATCATGcagcactctctctctctcttttcgccGATGATGATTCTCGTTCAATATTTTGCCCTCTgctattataataaaatcacGATCGCGCCATCGCATAAtgcatgaaaataatgattagGATATAGTACTAATGTAGATATGTAGGTAATAGATATGTTGATAATCGTGATTTGATTTATTTCAGTACGGCGACACACCGCTCCACACTTCGGCTCGATATGGACACGCGGGAGTGACTCGAATTTTGATTTCCGCCCTGTGCCGAGTATCCGATCAGAATAAGGTTAATAAATCAATGAATATAATATTCTAAATGCTTAAAAACCTTAAGTGATATGAAAGCTCTGATAAAGCATAAAGCTCAGATGCTGATCCGATTAACCTAATAATGTCGAGGGTTGATATTGtctttgtgtgtgtgtgtgtgggtgtgtgcGTAACAGAACGGAGACACGGCTCTTCATATAGCGGCGGCGATGGGTCGCAGAAAATTGACTCGAATATTATTGGAGGCGGGTTGCGAGCGTACATTACGGAACAAGCAATCGGAAACAGCGAAGGACATAGCTCGTCGGAAAAATTTGTCGGAAATTCTCGAGATAATAAACAAATCGCGTAGCAAAAGTCGGGGGCGTTCCAAGAGTCGGGAGGAAGGGATGTGGAATAACGAAGAGGAGCCGGCGATTCACCGATTAAAAGATTCTACCAAGTCCGGTGGTAAGGgtgagaagaagagagagaaaaccgGAAGCGGTACGAGCGGAAGCCGAGACggtggaaagaaagagaaaaaaaagcacaaaCCTGGAGGAAAGCAGCACaaggtgcattttgaaaaagcgaTAATGGGTCGAGAGTGGTCCCCGTACGGATGTCATTATTATCCGGATCCGGAAGCATTTCCGCAACCTCGTTTGGATTCGTTGCCCTCGGATCCTTTGGCCCGCGGTGAACAATATTATCTCGATTTAGCAGGAAATATTCGCAAAGGTTTGTAATTAAATTAATGCTGCTTCGTCGAAACCGGTCGAAACGCTAATGGGGGGAGGGTTATGAAATTGTAGTCGACCCGgtgatttattataataatgaaaCACAGGTCCTGTGGGGGTTGGTTACACGTGCTATTGCGCCCCATTTTTCCGTCACATGGAGGCTAAACTGGAGCGTGACAAAGCCGAACTGAAAGCTCATATCGATCAAGCCCACGAGAGGCTCGATTTGAAAGTAGCCAATCTCGAGAGACGCACACGCGGCCAAATATCCGAGCTGACGCGTTGCGTCGCAGCGGAACGTTCAAAATGCGAAGAACGACATTCTCATCTGCGTCGATGGATATTACGAGGAGGACAGGGACGCCATTCGGAACGACCGAATCGACGCTCCGTTGAGCGTCACGAAACATCCAGACCGACTCGCGCTCGATCCCTCGAACAACTTCTCGACGATCGACCGCAGGATCGTAGTTTTGAAATTCCCGGCGAAACgttcggcggcggcggcggcggcggcggcggtggcgTCGGCGGTGGCGGctgcggcggcggcggcggcggcggaaGTCTCGATGATCTTGACATTCCTGCTATTCCCCGATCGAGCGAATCCATGAGGGATTTGGCCTGCTCCGGTTCCTCCAGACCTCCTCTTCGTGTTCTTGATATCGAACCTCGGCTCAACGAAACGTTCGATGGTGTAATCGGGCGCGATAAAAGCTCTCATTTCGGGGCTGGTGCTGCTTCTGCTTCACCTACTTTTAGCCTTAGACAACGAGTTCTCCGACAACAGGTTTGAGCACCACCCAAACAAATCCAAAATTACCTACGATCCTTGaatctcgttttatttttttcacaagagaaatataaaaaatacattttatttatcctctctccccccccccccttcctcGTTCCCCAGATATCCTCGAGCCACGAAATAGTTTCCGGCACTCATCAAGATGATGAAAATACGCCCAAGAATGAGGATGAAAATCCGGAAGCTTGGTCAACGACATCCAATCGGAGAAGCGTCCATGAGATGATTAAACGATTTCAACAAGTGCCAGGCGCACACAACGGTGGTTGGCATCCGCCCCGTTCGGTGAGCAGCGAGCACACAACGACAAGTCCCGAGCACAGCCAGTGTTCTCAAGGTCTAAGAGTTCAACCTCAAGGTATCGCGAGCAACGATTGGCACCCCGAACGACAAGGTCAATGAACTTAATCCTATATATCTCATTCTCTGTCTACTCCGTTCATTCTCGCTATACTTATTATGCTGGATATAagtgatgaaaatttcaatattttcttatatGTAACTTGACAGGCAATGAGAGCGAGAGCTCCGAAGCCGAGGACGAGCCCCAGCAACCCCAAACGAAGAAGCAAATCAACAAGCATCATCCCAGAGTCGTTGGCGACAACGAACACTACGAATCCATCGCAAAATTACCTTATCGTTCGCGCAGTGCCGTTTACAGTCCCACTCCGGCCTCCCACGATGCTCATAACGATTCCGGATACAGTACTCGAATATATGGATCTAGCAAAGGCGCCTCACCCTCTTTGTCAGGTTGAATTACGTCTTTgtcgaaaattcaataaatttcacgTGAAATAAGGAATCACCGGGatgaatttcttgaaaaaaaaaaaaaaaaaaaaaaaaaaaaaaaaaaaaaaaaagttataaatttCACTGGTGCACAAATACAATTCGAAATATTCGAATACTTTGACGTGTTCCAGGTCAACTGGAGTGTGATATAATACTTCCAGCGTCTCAGGGGAATTTCCCGAGTGGTGAACAACTGGTAGCACTTTTGGAGCAGCCCAGGATGCATGATATCACGGTTTACGAACGAGGCACCGACAACGTTGTCATCAACATTGGAACAGCGAGTCTGGTTTAACGTCACACGTATACAAATGGCGAAACTATTAACTTAAACAAACGTTTGGAATTTATTGATGTGTAacggtggaaaaaattcgtctctctctctctctctcgttgccATAAATATGAATTACGAAATAGAAAATAAGACGATATAGTATGTAAAGgacgaatatatttattttttgtcaatagTACAGTTCAAAGGTAATAACGTATAACGTGTATTCATGTACAATAAGTAACTTGTTAACGCTTGTTCATTTCTCCATATTATCTTTCGAGACTCGCGTAAAATTAgtattgtttaaataaatttcatcttATTTCAACGATATTCTGTCTGTGTTTTTCCGATTCTAGAATGTAGCTCGATATTGATGAATGATACAGAGGAACTCCTAAAAGCGAATTCATATTCGCATTATAAATTTGTACGACTACATAATCACCGGGACTTATTGACCGCGATCGATGAGTTTCGCTACTCTCCGGTATTACTTCGTTCGGTATAACAACCCTCGTATTTCCATCGTTCCGTCCTACCAAAACATTGTTCATCTTTCGACCATGCTGCAggtaaaaaaacaacaaaaatcaattcatAAGCAATAACTTATAAGTTTCGAAGAACATGCCAAGTCCGACGAAGAAATATTGCTGTTCTTGACAATTGGAATGAAACAACGAGTGAGGAAAATACGACGGTATGTTTGTATCCAcgtgatatatatatatatattagattgctttaaaaaaaattgaattttttttttcgtgagcCGAAGAGAGCTGTTGAtgcatgtaaaaaaaaagtaactttcccaaaatttgaaattaaaaaaaaaaaatatttagctgCCCCTCGAACGTTTTTTCCGtgctttttcctattttgagaaaaatcataatggaaaaattctaaaaacgTTATGAAACGttatgcaaacataaaatgcactttctttCTTGAATAAGAGAGAGAGTAGAGCAAAGCGGAACACCCCTCCGAAAATTTagaccatgattttcaattggaAATATCTACGAAATTTTGTTATTCGACTGAGATCAtgcttcaaaatttcaaaaatagacaaaaaaaaaatttttctttgaaaattgaatttttttttcaatcaataaattgaCCCATCAGCTCAAGAGCCGTGAAATAGTTATTATCGTTGAAAATATGGATATTTCCAACATATGTgatatttatacaattttatctcgTTTACGATAATTTCATGGTACTCTGAAAAGAACGTGGGACAAAAAGGacaccataaaaaaatttaattttcaaaaaaagatttttttttttttcaattttgagatTTTGAAGCATCATCTCAGCCGAATAACAAAATTTCGCCGATTTCCAATGAACAGCTTTGCCCTACTCTCCCCTATGTAAACGAGAACAATGTAATCCAAAAGTTATACTTACACCTTCGATGAGTACGAGTTGTTGACTCCCTATCTGGTGCCCGTTCAATTTTTCAGCCGAAATTTTGGCCCGATCAATCATCTTTCTGAGTCGCTCCTGTTTCGTGTCCATAGCAACGTCGTCGCTTAGCCGTCGATGAGCCGTAGTTTTCTAATAACACAAACATACTGAATCTCCCTCCTCCCTTTCTGATATCGAAATAAAGTTGtaggaaaaatcatttaaacaCTCAATACCTCTCTCATACTATAAGCAAACAAATATGCTTTGTTGTACTCGACCATTTCCATTAGAGAGAGAGTGTCCATGAATTCCGCCTCAGTTTCGCCGCAAAAACCAGCAATAAAATCACTCGACAGCGATACATTAGGAATAATGTTTCGTACGTGATCGACCAGTTTGAGATAAGCCCCGCGAGTGTATCCTCGACGCATGCGTTCGAGAACCGCGGAATTTCCGCTCTGAGCGGGTAAATGCAATTGTTTACAAACGTTTGGTCGTTCAGCAATCAATTGGAGAACTTGGTCTGGAAAATCCTTCGGATGCGGAGATGTGAATctggtgagagaaaaattGTACGTCTCATCGGATGCATTCGTCATTCGAGttaacgaataataaaaaaaataattaagacAATTAATGAGGAGATAATACGAAGAACATAAAAAAGGGATGTACTGACCTTATTCGTATTTCAGGATTTATCAGCGATACCTTATCGAGAAGTTCACCGAATCGCAAACCTCCCATTTTAGTCTTATAAACAGTATTGAAACCCTTGGCCATATCGGTCGGAGCTTTAGCGTCTACATAAAAATCAGATTGTGTAAGATCCCGATAGCTGTTGACGTTTTGTCCCAGGAGCGTTATTTCTTTGACACCCTGATCGGATAAATGTTGCACCTCGCTAAGAATACTCGTGACTGGCCTCGATCTTTCTCTTCCGCGGGTAAACGGTACTATACAATAAGAGCACATATTGTCGCAGCCCCGCATTATAGTCCTGGGTAACAATATTCACTGTTTACTTCCTGGACAAgcaatgtttgaaaaataacaaattcgTCTCCGGTCGATTGAATAAAACACATACGTACACAAAAGCACTTTTTGAGTTTTCGTTGAATCTTACAGGCATGACATCTGCATAGGTCTCATCGGCCGAAAGGATGACGTTAATAGCAGTTTCATTTCGATCGCAGAGCATTAGAAGACGTGGAAGATCTTTGTAACTATCTGGACCCGCGACAATGTCCACCGCTCGATTTCTTTCCAAGACTTTGTCTTTTAAACGTTCAGCCATGCAcccttaaaaaaacgaagaaacatACGTATTAACTAAAATTGTTAGATTCTCTTGTTTCAAAATTAATACATAATTAGAAACTCTTGAATCgagttgaacaaaaaataataacaaagttGACAACATTATTCCAAAATAAAATTACGCTAAGAAAGTTATAGAGGTTTAATTGCAAAACCAAATATTACCGAGTAACCCAATCTTCATGGGATATTTGTGTCCCAATGGCCTTCTCCTAGCCTTTAGAGCCTTCAAGTACTCCAGCTTGTTCCAAACTTTTTCTTCAGCTTTTTCACGAATGGCGCAAGtcaccaataaaattatatttgcCGTGTTGATATCCGCTGATCTTTTATAACCATGTTTTTTCAGGATCGCCCAGACCACATCGGAATCATTGACATTCATTTGACAGCCGTATACTTCAAAGTACACTATCgaatataaatttcaattgataTTGATTGCAATGATAATTCATtgagttgaaaaatgtttggtgaactatttaaaaataatttaaaaatctgatattttcaaaaacctATATCATTCTATGAAATAACCTGAAAGTCCTCCGCTCTCAACATTCTTCAAATAGGGTACTACGTCGGTCTTAGTATTGGGCAAATGGTTGGATTTCCTATTAGCCAAGATGAAATCCGCGAGATCCGGACCATGAAATAAATTCCTTTTGGTCTTCCTCGAAAGTTTGTCAGATTCCTCTTCAGCAGTAGCAAAACACTCAATGGAACGGTGAAACCCTCGAGATCCTGATGTACCTATATTTGCCCTGATCGTTCGAATTTTGTAACACCACTGTTTCGGTAACTCACGAACTAACTTATGGGGTCCACCAAAACACGCTGATGCGTATCGTATAccgttcatttttcttcttataaaattgttaaaatatagatatcgTATAGCTGAACGAATAACCACAAAATTAATTGATCATAAATTTTCTGCTTTCCTTTGCATGATATAAAGCCAATGTGCGACGTAAAactctcgttgaaaaattcgaatatcGGAATTTACAGTTGAAACGAGATATTTGattgaatattcatttgatgaaagaaGGTCTCATTGAATATTActcattccattttcgttatatacttgcggaaaaaagatttgaagcGAAGCACACTACACAtatccacacacacacactgcAGAGAAGTTTTTGTTGCCGCCACGGCGGCAGCAATGGACACAACAGCAGCCGCTGTTATCGGTATCAGTCATCGGTCTTCTCACTCGCTTTGCATGCTTGCTGTCAAGCTTGCTGTGCTGCTGGCTGCGCTGCGTCCGCCATAGCAATACCTGT
The window above is part of the Venturia canescens isolate UGA chromosome 5, ASM1945775v1, whole genome shotgun sequence genome. Proteins encoded here:
- the LOC122410499 gene encoding CDK5RAP1-like protein, producing the protein MNGIRYASACFGGPHKLVRELPKQWCYKIRTIRANIGTSGSRGFHRSIECFATAEEESDKLSRKTKRNLFHGPDLADFILANRKSNHLPNTKTDVVPYLKNVESGGLSVYFEVYGCQMNVNDSDVVWAILKKHGYKRSADINTANIILLVTCAIREKAEEKVWNKLEYLKALKARRRPLGHKYPMKIGLLGCMAERLKDKVLERNRAVDIVAGPDSYKDLPRLLMLCDRNETAINVILSADETYADVMPVRFNENSKSAFVTIMRGCDNMCSYCIVPFTRGRERSRPVTSILSEVQHLSDQGVKEITLLGQNVNSYRDLTQSDFYVDAKAPTDMAKGFNTVYKTKMGGLRFGELLDKVSLINPEIRIRFTSPHPKDFPDQVLQLIAERPNVCKQLHLPAQSGNSAVLERMRRGYTRGAYLKLVDHVRNIIPNVSLSSDFIAGFCGETEAEFMDTLSLMEMVEYNKAYLFAYSMREKTTAHRRLSDDVAMDTKQERLRKMIDRAKISAEKLNGHQIGSQQLVLIEGHGRKMNNVLVGRNDGNTRVVIPNEVIPESSETHRSRSISPGDYVVVQIYNANMNSLLGVPLYHSSISSYILESEKHRQNIVEIR